From a region of the Arachis ipaensis cultivar K30076 chromosome B09, Araip1.1, whole genome shotgun sequence genome:
- the LOC107618670 gene encoding LOW QUALITY PROTEIN: homocysteine S-methyltransferase 3-like (The sequence of the model RefSeq protein was modified relative to this genomic sequence to represent the inferred CDS: inserted 1 base in 1 codon), whose translation MGLEGSDTWSFMRDFLDKCGSGGCAVVDGGFATELERHGADLNDPLWSAKCLISSPHLVRRVHLDYLDAGANIIITASYQATLQGFEAKGVSREEGEGLLRRSVELAREARQVYYDRCTKDSCDFLSDDRYWKRPILVAASVGSYGAYLADGSEYRGDYRDEVTVETLKXWFSFSCKDETHVVNGDPIQDCASIADSCSQVVAVGVNCTAPRFIHGLISSIKKGTSKPIIVYPNSGETYIAETNQWEKSSGVAEDVPILLEAFLMQFAQNNFNHNELLAC comes from the exons ATGGGTTTGGAAGGGAGTGATACGTGGTCGTTTATGAGGGATTTTCTAGATAAGTGTGGAAGTGGTGGGTGTGCCGTCGTCGATGGTGGGTTCGCGACTGAGCTTGAACGTCATGGTGCGGACCTCAACGACCCACTTTGGAGTGCCAAATGCCTTATAAGCTCCCCCCATTTAGTCCGAAGG GTTCATCTAGATTACCTTGATGCAGGAGCAAACATAATAATAACAGCATCTTACcag GCAACCCTGCAGGGTTTTGAGGCGAAAGGAGTGTCTAGAGAAGAAGGTGAAGGCTTGCTTCGAAGGAGCGTAGAACTTGCACGAGAGGCTCGACAGGTTTATTACGACAGATGCACCAAAGATTCTTGTGATTTTCTCAGTGATGATCGATATTGGAAACGTCCTATTCTAGTGGCTGCTTCAGTTGGAAGCTATGGTGCATATTTAGCTGATGGATCTGAATATAG AGGGGACTATCGAGACGAAGTAACTGTGGAGACACTAA CATGGTTCTCTTTTAGCTGCAAAGACGAGACCCATGTGGTTAATGGTGATCCCATTCAGGACTGTGCTTCTATTGCTGACTCATGCTCACAAGTCGTTGCAGTTGGAGTCAACTGTACGGCTCCCAGATTTATTCATGGTTTGATTTCATCTATTAAAAAG GGTACAAGTAAACCTATAATTGTGTATCCCAACAGTGGAGAGACTTATATTGCTGAGACCAACCAATGGGAG AAATCAAGTGGGGTGGCGGAGGATGTCCCAATACTATTAGAGGCATTTCTCATGCAATTCGCACAAAATAACTTCAACCACAATGAATTGTTAGCCTGTTAG